A genomic window from Pseudoalteromonas piratica includes:
- a CDS encoding DeoR/GlpR family DNA-binding transcription regulator has product MTKRNTQQRRHTILQQVNELGEVSVEQLAEQFATSEVTIRKDLTALEQSGLLLRRYGGAMALPQEIVANSDEKLDPIRKMQIAKAAADLIKDHNRIIIDSGRTTAAMIPELSHKRGLVVMTNAINVANRLLSLENEPTLLMPGGTWDPHSESFQGQVAEQVVRSYDFDQLFIGADGIDIDRGTTTFNELIGLSRVMADSAREVIVLVESNKIGKKIPNLEIPWQQVDYLVTDDGLDDNTKRAIEQHHVTVICAK; this is encoded by the coding sequence ATGACGAAACGAAATACACAACAAAGACGCCATACTATTTTGCAGCAAGTTAATGAACTTGGTGAGGTCAGTGTAGAGCAACTCGCTGAGCAGTTTGCAACGTCAGAAGTTACGATTCGAAAAGATTTAACCGCACTTGAACAGAGTGGACTGCTATTACGTCGTTACGGTGGCGCAATGGCATTGCCACAAGAGATCGTTGCAAATAGCGACGAAAAGCTCGATCCGATTCGCAAAATGCAAATAGCAAAAGCAGCAGCTGATCTCATTAAAGATCATAACCGCATTATTATTGATAGCGGTCGCACCACAGCAGCAATGATCCCTGAGCTTTCACACAAGCGTGGTTTAGTCGTCATGACCAACGCCATAAATGTAGCTAACCGATTGCTTTCATTAGAAAATGAGCCAACTTTATTAATGCCTGGCGGCACCTGGGATCCGCATTCTGAATCATTTCAGGGGCAAGTTGCCGAGCAAGTTGTGCGCTCATACGACTTCGATCAATTATTTATTGGTGCCGATGGCATTGATATTGATAGAGGTACTACTACATTCAATGAATTGATCGGTTTGAGTCGCGTTATGGCTGATTCAGCAAGGGAAGTAATTGTGCTTGTTGAATCAAACAAGATTGGTAAGAAGATACCGAATTTAGAAATACCGTGGCAGCAAGTAGATTATTTAGTAACGGATGATGGCTTAGACGACAACACTAAGCGGGCAATTGAACAACATCACGTTACTGTTATTTGCGCCAAATAA
- the glmS gene encoding glutamine--fructose-6-phosphate transaminase (isomerizing), protein MCGIVGAVAERPVNRILIEGLKRLEYRGYDSAGVALGNNDKALNTVKAVGKVANLDAALTAADVKGTTGIAHTRWATHGSVTEANAHPHISSQQLALVHNGIIENHDKLRTQLRGDGYEFLSDTDTEVMVHKIHQLRQSHDSLLASVQAAVKEFEGAYGTVVFDKENPNEIIVARSGSPLVIGLGLGENFIASDQLALLPVTRSFIFLEEGDVARITRDSVEIYDIDGNAVERDVVESNITQDASGKGEYRHYMLKEIYEQPVAVRNTLEARIDGDKVAVDAFGDTASDIFKQVKHVQIIACGTSYHSGMVARYWLEQYAGVSCNVEIASEFRYRKSFVHENSLLVTISQSGETADTLAALRLAKEQGYMSSMTICNVPGSSLVRESDIAFMTKAGAEIGVASTKAFTTQLVGLLMLVASIAQEKGQPQAEIVNAIKSLPNKLEESLSLAEGIEDLAEEFADKHHALFLGRGDQYPIAMEGALKLKEISYIHAEAYAAGELKHGPLALIDADMPIIVVAPNNELLEKLKSNVEEVRARGGIIYVFADKASEFVSDDTMRVINVNQVDDVLAPIVYTIPLQLLSYYVAVIKGTDVDQPRNLAKSVTVE, encoded by the coding sequence ATGTGTGGCATTGTTGGCGCTGTGGCAGAACGCCCAGTTAACCGAATTTTAATTGAAGGCCTAAAGCGCCTTGAATACCGCGGCTACGACTCAGCAGGTGTAGCATTAGGCAACAACGACAAAGCGCTGAATACTGTAAAAGCAGTTGGTAAAGTTGCTAATCTTGATGCAGCACTTACCGCTGCAGATGTAAAAGGCACAACAGGTATTGCGCATACTCGCTGGGCAACCCATGGCAGCGTGACTGAAGCCAATGCTCACCCACACATTTCGAGTCAACAGCTTGCGCTTGTGCACAACGGTATTATTGAAAATCACGATAAATTACGCACACAACTGCGCGGTGATGGTTACGAATTTTTATCGGACACTGATACGGAAGTGATGGTGCATAAAATCCACCAGCTTCGTCAAAGCCATGATTCGTTACTTGCATCTGTGCAAGCTGCTGTAAAAGAATTTGAAGGTGCTTACGGCACAGTGGTTTTTGATAAAGAAAACCCTAATGAAATTATCGTAGCTCGCTCTGGTAGCCCACTCGTTATTGGTTTAGGCTTAGGCGAAAACTTTATTGCTTCTGACCAGTTAGCACTGCTCCCAGTAACACGCAGCTTTATTTTCTTAGAAGAAGGCGACGTGGCCCGTATTACTCGTGATTCAGTTGAAATCTACGACATCGATGGCAACGCTGTTGAACGCGACGTGGTTGAGTCTAACATCACCCAAGATGCGTCAGGCAAAGGTGAGTACCGTCATTACATGCTCAAAGAAATCTACGAGCAGCCTGTTGCGGTGCGCAATACCTTAGAAGCGCGCATTGATGGCGATAAAGTTGCAGTTGACGCATTTGGCGATACGGCATCGGATATTTTCAAGCAAGTAAAGCATGTGCAAATTATTGCCTGCGGTACTTCATACCACTCAGGTATGGTCGCACGCTATTGGTTAGAACAATATGCAGGTGTTAGCTGTAACGTTGAAATTGCTTCTGAGTTCCGCTATCGCAAATCATTTGTTCATGAAAACAGTCTACTGGTAACCATTTCACAATCAGGTGAAACAGCCGACACCTTAGCTGCACTTCGCCTAGCTAAAGAGCAAGGTTACATGAGCTCAATGACAATTTGTAACGTGCCTGGCAGCTCACTAGTGCGCGAATCAGATATTGCGTTTATGACGAAAGCGGGTGCTGAAATTGGCGTTGCATCAACAAAAGCATTTACCACTCAGCTTGTTGGATTACTTATGCTAGTTGCATCAATTGCCCAAGAAAAAGGCCAGCCACAAGCAGAAATTGTCAATGCGATTAAATCTCTACCAAACAAGCTTGAAGAGTCATTGTCTCTTGCTGAAGGTATTGAAGACCTAGCAGAAGAGTTTGCAGATAAACATCACGCACTTTTCTTAGGCCGCGGCGATCAATACCCAATCGCAATGGAAGGTGCACTTAAGCTAAAAGAAATCTCATATATTCACGCCGAAGCGTATGCAGCAGGTGAGTTAAAGCATGGTCCATTGGCACTGATTGATGCCGATATGCCAATCATTGTTGTTGCACCTAATAACGAGCTACTGGAAAAGCTAAAATCAAACGTTGAAGAAGTACGTGCACGCGGCGGTATTATTTATGTATTCGCTGATAAAGCATCTGAGTTTGTCTCAGATGACACAATGCGTGTTATTAACGTCAATCAAGTTGACGATGTACTGGCACCAATTGTGTACACCATTCCACTGCAATTACTGTCTTACTATGTAGCGGTAATTAAAGGTACCGATGTAGACCAACCACGTAACCTGGCAAAATCAGTTACGGTTGAGTAA
- a CDS encoding alkaline phosphatase D family protein — MKRTILLSLLLPNALFAAPEVHYQECKTAFDYALAKYQGTTDKNNSGSQWCYLKSPKDGESWGNVRTESIPEFKTVSGKTCLTPSSYQGEKFYGCTTRNHSSPWCYVAEGDWEECDAPAPEPLLTHTQPQQSKRLDRVALGSCFKTKGDMPAALARLIGHQPDLFLWLGDNIYADTTNMALMRQKYDDKKRNPDYQQFLKANIPVMATWDDHDFGRNNDGKYYQKRAESQQEYLRHFDVEASDPRLNGQAGIYEAKLLGPSGEQTHVITLDARYFRSPTFSNYGTCEGDNSTILGEQQWQWLEAELNKPSEIKIIASGIQVLPPLHKGRSLNSYCAYGNGNQFNQAIANLNEEAMSGTSYESWAEMPAQREKLLRLVQKSVNAGKTKAVIFLSGDQHWGELLQKEIPASTEFGAPVTVYEVTASGFGQNWPYHIENPLRLPIYADSQGNGDYSKQCKLPYKYALVEYQGCITRDHDKPWCYTEVDENGKGIEGAWGNCAPSGAVIPTGKVGVVSNNISSLTTGNRHLINKSGSNYGMLDIDWQNREIKLSIQTAKEEAVSTIVTF; from the coding sequence ATGAAAAGAACAATTCTATTAAGCCTATTGCTGCCTAACGCACTATTTGCTGCACCCGAAGTTCATTATCAAGAATGTAAAACCGCCTTTGACTATGCGCTGGCAAAATACCAAGGTACAACCGACAAAAATAATAGCGGTAGCCAGTGGTGCTATTTAAAATCACCGAAAGACGGTGAAAGTTGGGGCAATGTACGCACTGAGTCTATTCCTGAGTTTAAAACAGTTTCAGGTAAAACGTGTTTAACGCCGTCTAGTTATCAAGGTGAAAAATTCTATGGCTGTACCACTCGCAATCATTCATCGCCATGGTGTTATGTTGCTGAAGGTGACTGGGAAGAATGTGACGCGCCAGCGCCTGAACCGCTGTTAACTCATACACAACCACAGCAAAGCAAACGTTTAGACAGAGTAGCATTAGGTAGCTGCTTTAAAACCAAAGGGGATATGCCAGCAGCGTTAGCGCGTTTGATAGGTCATCAACCCGACCTATTTTTATGGTTAGGCGATAACATTTATGCCGATACCACAAACATGGCCTTAATGCGTCAGAAATACGATGATAAAAAGCGCAACCCTGATTATCAGCAGTTTTTAAAAGCCAACATCCCAGTTATGGCAACATGGGATGATCATGATTTTGGGCGCAACAATGATGGTAAATATTATCAAAAACGTGCAGAGAGCCAGCAAGAATATTTACGTCACTTTGATGTTGAAGCATCGGATCCGAGGCTTAATGGTCAGGCGGGTATTTACGAAGCTAAACTGCTCGGGCCAAGTGGTGAGCAAACTCATGTAATCACACTTGATGCGCGATATTTCCGTTCTCCTACTTTTAGTAACTATGGCACCTGCGAAGGTGATAACAGCACGATCTTGGGCGAACAACAATGGCAGTGGCTTGAAGCTGAGCTCAATAAGCCGAGCGAAATTAAAATTATTGCCAGTGGTATACAAGTATTACCTCCGCTTCACAAAGGAAGAAGCTTAAATAGCTACTGTGCTTACGGAAATGGTAACCAGTTTAATCAAGCGATTGCCAATTTGAATGAAGAAGCAATGTCTGGCACCAGTTACGAATCATGGGCTGAAATGCCCGCTCAGCGAGAAAAGTTATTAAGGCTTGTACAAAAGTCGGTAAATGCAGGCAAGACGAAAGCGGTGATTTTCTTATCAGGCGATCAACACTGGGGTGAGTTGTTACAAAAAGAGATACCAGCCAGTACAGAATTTGGTGCACCTGTTACCGTATACGAAGTGACGGCATCAGGCTTTGGTCAAAATTGGCCGTATCATATTGAAAACCCGCTGCGCTTGCCGATTTATGCCGATTCGCAAGGCAACGGTGACTATTCAAAACAATGCAAATTACCATACAAATATGCGTTGGTTGAATACCAAGGGTGTATTACACGTGATCACGATAAACCTTGGTGCTATACCGAAGTGGATGAAAACGGCAAAGGTATTGAAGGGGCGTGGGGTAACTGCGCACCAAGTGGCGCTGTAATTCCAACCGGTAAAGTTGGCGTTGTGAGTAACAATATTAGTTCGCTAACAACGGGTAATCGTCATTTGATTAATAAGTCGGGAAGCAACTACGGCATGCTTGATATCGATTGGCAAAACCGAGAAATAAAACTGTCGATTCAAACAGCCAAAGAAGAAGCCGTTTCTACGATAGTGACGTTCTAA
- a CDS encoding endonuclease/exonuclease/phosphatase family protein yields MKKTLITLAALTALVGCQQKEQQTLAPTTLTDSNNLKLVSWNIEHLADEIGKGCKPRSQADYQALANYAATLNADIIALQEVQSEKALKRVFPESQWQYVVSSRPDNEAYECRGHDGLFSTPQRTAFVIKKGINFTAQADFKALALDNPGLRYGTSISVNNGQLEVLNVHMKSGCFVSNYRKDNKKACTVYQQQGPILEKWVNQRVDSKKAFVVLGDFNHRLVDQNNRYWQELSKEDGERILLSSMQNLQSCHPKYKAPIDHIVTGPIATQWIVEGSQQVDAFGKQGELDYDDMLSDHCPISLTLSVR; encoded by the coding sequence ATGAAGAAAACGCTTATTACACTTGCTGCGCTGACTGCACTGGTGGGCTGCCAACAAAAAGAACAACAAACTTTAGCGCCAACAACACTGACGGATAGTAACAATTTAAAGTTAGTTAGCTGGAATATAGAGCACCTTGCTGATGAAATTGGCAAAGGATGTAAGCCGCGAAGTCAGGCTGATTATCAAGCGCTTGCTAATTATGCCGCTACCTTAAATGCCGATATTATTGCATTACAAGAAGTGCAGTCTGAAAAAGCACTCAAACGCGTATTTCCAGAATCACAGTGGCAATATGTGGTTTCAAGTCGTCCAGATAATGAAGCCTATGAATGTCGCGGACATGATGGCTTATTCTCAACGCCTCAGCGCACTGCATTTGTAATTAAAAAAGGCATTAATTTTACAGCACAAGCCGATTTCAAGGCACTCGCCCTTGATAATCCTGGATTACGTTATGGCACCTCAATTAGTGTGAATAATGGACAACTTGAAGTGTTAAATGTGCATATGAAAAGCGGTTGTTTTGTTAGTAACTATCGTAAAGACAACAAAAAAGCGTGCACTGTTTATCAACAACAGGGCCCAATTCTTGAAAAGTGGGTAAACCAGCGTGTTGATAGCAAAAAAGCATTTGTTGTACTTGGCGACTTTAACCACCGTTTAGTTGATCAAAACAATCGCTATTGGCAAGAGTTGAGTAAGGAAGATGGCGAGCGTATTTTATTAAGTAGTATGCAAAACTTACAAAGTTGTCACCCGAAATACAAAGCCCCAATCGATCATATTGTAACAGGTCCTATTGCTACTCAGTGGATTGTAGAAGGGTCTCAACAAGTTGATGCGTTTGGCAAACAAGGTGAACTCGATTATGACGATATGCTGAGTGATCACTGCCCAATAAGCTTAACTTTGTCGGTTAGATAA